One genomic region from Flagellimonas oceani encodes:
- a CDS encoding Lrp/AsnC family transcriptional regulator — protein sequence MKLDNVDIELIRLLQKDSKKTTKQYADALHLSKTAVYERIRRLERNGVITQYTALVDKVKVGRDFMVLCQIRLVQHTKENVIKFEREVLQLKEVSECFHVGGDYDYILKIFVKDMKSYREFMLTKLTAIANIGNTQSSFVINEVKNSPSVHI from the coding sequence ATGAAACTGGATAATGTGGACATTGAATTGATCAGGCTGCTGCAAAAGGACAGTAAAAAGACCACCAAACAATATGCGGATGCTTTGCATTTGTCCAAGACCGCCGTTTACGAGCGCATTCGCCGACTGGAACGCAACGGGGTGATCACCCAGTACACCGCCTTGGTGGACAAGGTGAAGGTGGGCCGTGATTTTATGGTACTTTGCCAAATACGGTTGGTGCAGCACACCAAGGAAAATGTGATAAAGTTCGAGCGCGAGGTACTGCAGCTTAAGGAAGTATCCGAGTGTTTTCATGTGGGTGGGGACTACGACTATATCCTTAAAATCTTCGTAAAGGACATGAAGAGCTATCGTGAATTTATGCTCACCAAACTTACCGCCATCGCCAATATCGGCAACACGCAAAGCTCTTTTGTGATCAACGAGGTCAAGAACAGCCCTTCGGTTCATATTTAG
- a CDS encoding aminotransferase class I/II-fold pyridoxal phosphate-dependent enzyme: MDYKASEHIQDLQYFGEFGGVNPSISDSSTYTFLSAKTMFDTFEGNTEGCYLYSRHSSPSNLYLGEAMAQLEGTESANVYASGMGAITAVILQLCDSGDHIVCSRTIYGGTYAFLKNFVKKFNIEVSFVDITDLETVKQSITPKTKMIYCEAVSNPLLEIADIPSLSKIAKKNNMPLVVDNTFSPLSINAAKLGADIVVHSLTKFINGTSDCVAGAVCASTDFCLSLKDVNSGAGMLLGSTLDSLRAASILKNMRTLHIRIKKHSENAHYLAEQFEKDGLKVVYPGLESHSGHQLMKSQMNHEYGFGGMLTLDVGSVERANALMESMQTEKLGYLAVSLGFYKTLFSASGTSTSSEIPEEEQKELGLSQGLIRFSIGLDNDIRKTYVTMRGCMEKLGILSPDASLV, from the coding sequence ATGGACTACAAAGCATCGGAACACATACAGGACCTTCAATATTTTGGTGAATTCGGAGGTGTAAACCCTTCCATATCAGATTCATCGACCTACACATTTCTATCGGCAAAAACCATGTTCGATACCTTCGAGGGCAATACCGAAGGGTGCTACCTGTACAGCCGCCACTCCTCCCCTTCCAACCTGTATTTGGGCGAGGCCATGGCGCAACTGGAAGGAACCGAATCCGCCAATGTGTACGCCAGTGGCATGGGCGCGATAACCGCGGTCATACTCCAATTGTGCGATTCGGGCGACCATATCGTGTGTAGCCGAACCATTTACGGTGGAACCTATGCTTTCCTGAAAAATTTTGTAAAAAAATTCAATATTGAGGTCTCCTTTGTGGACATCACCGACTTGGAAACGGTGAAGCAATCCATTACACCCAAAACCAAAATGATTTACTGCGAAGCCGTCAGCAACCCGTTATTGGAAATTGCCGATATCCCTTCGCTATCCAAAATCGCCAAGAAAAACAATATGCCGTTGGTAGTGGACAATACGTTTTCTCCGTTGTCCATAAATGCAGCAAAGCTGGGGGCCGATATTGTAGTGCACAGTCTTACCAAGTTCATCAACGGCACCAGTGATTGCGTTGCCGGCGCTGTGTGCGCCTCCACGGATTTTTGTTTGAGTTTGAAGGATGTGAACAGCGGAGCGGGAATGCTTTTGGGCAGTACGTTGGACAGCCTTCGTGCCGCTTCCATTTTGAAGAATATGCGCACGCTTCACATCCGTATCAAAAAGCATAGTGAAAATGCCCATTACCTGGCCGAACAGTTTGAAAAAGACGGCTTAAAAGTGGTCTATCCCGGGTTGGAAAGTCATTCGGGACACCAGTTGATGAAATCCCAAATGAACCATGAATACGGTTTTGGAGGCATGCTGACCCTCGATGTGGGCTCGGTGGAGCGTGCCAATGCGTTGATGGAATCAATGCAGACCGAAAAGCTGGGATATTTGGCCGTGAGCCTTGGGTTTTACAAGACCCTTTTCAGTGCTTCGGGAACTTCCACCTCTTCCGAAATACCCGAAGAAGAACAAAAGGAACTCGGTCTTTCCCAGGGACTTATCCGTTTTTCCATTGGTCTGGACAACGACATCCGAAAGACCTATGTTACCATGCGCGGTTGTATGGAAAAGTTGGGTATTCTATCGCCCGATGCAAGTTTGGTCTAA
- the nhaC gene encoding Na+/H+ antiporter NhaC, with protein MPNTEENPKFREDEHIVKNKELSIWEALIPVFALVAMLAYNVFVFGDDALSGSNQFILLMGGAVAAIVGIFNKVSYDQMIDEVAENVRSTTGALLILLMVGALSGTWLVSGIIPAMIYYGLQILNPTIFLAACVVICAIISIATGSSWTTAATVGIALIGIGEALGISLGMTAGAVLSGAYFGDKMSPLSDTTNLAPAMAGGDLFSHIRYMTYTTVPTVVVTLIVFIILGFTIDTSGVADTSSLLTNIGTTFNINGWLFIVPLVVIGLILKKAPPLMALLAGTLLGGVFAIIFQPDIVANIGGGTALNFETGYKGILNAITVDTEIATNDPALNDLFSSGGMSGMLGTIWLIVCAMVFGGIMDGIGALERITESLLKLAKTTFGLFASTVGSCLALNVTASDQYLAIVVPGKMFSKAYRERGLAPENLSRTLEDSGTVTSVLVPWNTCGAYHSSVLGVGVGEYFLYAIFNWLSPIMTLLFAAFRIKIKQLATSPAE; from the coding sequence ATGCCGAACACAGAGGAGAATCCAAAATTTAGGGAAGACGAACATATTGTAAAAAACAAGGAATTGAGCATATGGGAAGCATTGATACCCGTGTTTGCCCTTGTGGCCATGCTCGCCTACAATGTTTTTGTTTTTGGGGATGATGCCCTGAGCGGCTCCAACCAGTTTATCCTCTTAATGGGCGGTGCGGTAGCGGCCATCGTAGGTATATTCAATAAGGTGTCCTACGACCAAATGATCGATGAGGTCGCAGAAAATGTTCGGTCTACCACAGGAGCGCTGCTCATCCTTTTAATGGTGGGCGCGTTATCCGGAACATGGCTGGTAAGCGGAATTATTCCGGCAATGATTTATTACGGACTTCAAATTTTGAATCCAACCATATTTTTGGCGGCCTGTGTGGTGATCTGTGCCATTATTTCCATTGCTACGGGAAGTAGCTGGACCACTGCCGCGACCGTGGGCATTGCCTTGATAGGAATCGGGGAAGCTTTGGGCATCTCGTTGGGAATGACGGCCGGCGCCGTGCTTTCCGGAGCTTACTTCGGGGATAAAATGTCGCCATTGAGCGACACCACCAACTTGGCCCCTGCCATGGCCGGTGGAGATTTGTTCTCGCACATTCGTTATATGACCTACACCACGGTACCGACCGTTGTGGTGACCTTGATTGTTTTTATTATTCTTGGTTTTACGATCGATACCTCCGGAGTGGCGGACACAAGTTCGCTCCTTACCAATATTGGGACCACCTTTAATATAAATGGTTGGTTGTTCATTGTTCCTTTGGTGGTCATCGGATTGATCCTTAAAAAAGCCCCGCCGTTGATGGCCCTTTTGGCCGGAACTTTATTGGGCGGTGTGTTTGCGATCATTTTTCAACCGGACATTGTTGCCAACATTGGCGGAGGTACCGCATTAAATTTTGAAACCGGTTACAAGGGCATTTTAAACGCCATTACCGTTGATACCGAAATAGCGACAAACGATCCGGCCTTGAACGATTTGTTCTCTTCCGGAGGAATGTCGGGCATGCTCGGCACTATTTGGTTGATTGTCTGTGCCATGGTATTCGGAGGCATCATGGACGGTATCGGGGCTTTGGAACGTATCACGGAATCCCTTCTAAAATTGGCCAAGACCACGTTTGGATTGTTTGCCAGTACCGTTGGGAGCTGTTTGGCATTGAACGTTACAGCGTCCGACCAGTATTTGGCCATTGTGGTACCCGGAAAAATGTTCTCCAAAGCTTATAGGGAACGAGGACTTGCCCCTGAAAATTTGAGTAGGACCTTGGAAGATTCGGGAACGGTAACTTCTGTATTGGTGCCTTGGAACACTTGTGGTGCTTATCACAGTAGCGTTTTGGGCGTCGGCGTCGGCGAATACTTTTTGTACGCCATTTTTAATTGGTTGAGCCCCATTATGACCTTGTTGTTTGCGGCGTTCAGAATCAAAATCAAACAGCTTGCTACAAGTCCGGCCGAATAA
- a CDS encoding peroxiredoxin, which translates to MTLVGRKFPNIEVNAIDELGDTFKINILEKAKAENKKVLLFWYPKDFTFVCPTELFAFQQNLSEFEKRNTIVIGASCDTAEVHFAWLNTEKDNGGIEGVTYPIVSDSNRNLASALGILDIMKEDFNEETNSVVMEGDNVTYRATYLIDEEGTVFHESINHMPLGRNVKEFLRLVDAYTHVQEKGEVCPANWEEGKQAMNADRAGVSDYLANHVN; encoded by the coding sequence ATGACTTTAGTAGGAAGAAAATTTCCAAACATTGAAGTAAACGCCATCGACGAATTGGGCGATACGTTCAAAATCAACATTTTAGAGAAAGCCAAAGCAGAAAACAAGAAAGTATTGTTGTTCTGGTACCCAAAAGACTTCACTTTTGTCTGTCCGACCGAGCTTTTTGCCTTTCAACAAAACCTTAGTGAGTTTGAAAAGAGAAATACCATTGTTATCGGAGCTTCTTGTGATACTGCCGAAGTGCATTTTGCATGGTTGAACACCGAAAAGGACAACGGTGGAATCGAAGGGGTGACCTACCCTATCGTTTCTGACAGCAATAGAAACTTGGCAAGTGCCCTGGGCATCTTGGACATCATGAAAGAGGACTTCAATGAAGAAACCAACTCTGTTGTAATGGAAGGCGACAATGTAACCTACAGAGCTACGTACTTGATCGATGAAGAAGGAACCGTATTCCATGAGAGCATCAACCACATGCCGTTGGGAAGAAACGTAAAGGAATTTTTGCGTTTGGTAGATGCCTACACCCACGTGCAGGAAAAAGGTGAGGTTTGCCCGGCCAACTGGGAAGAAGGAAAACAAGCCATGAATGCGGACAGAGCCGGTGTTTCCGATTACTTGGCCAATCACGTAAACTAA
- a CDS encoding thioredoxin family protein, with protein MIVELDKDNLSEVIANNDNVVVQYSASWCGNCRIMKPKFKKEASLNENVTFVMVDAEKFPESRKLANVDNLPTFAAFSKGSLKNQVQTNKYDVLKDLIHEVAHN; from the coding sequence ATGATCGTAGAATTGGACAAAGACAATTTAAGCGAGGTCATTGCCAACAATGACAACGTGGTGGTGCAGTACAGCGCATCTTGGTGCGGCAACTGCAGGATCATGAAGCCAAAGTTCAAAAAGGAAGCGTCTTTGAACGAGAACGTAACCTTTGTTATGGTCGATGCCGAAAAATTCCCGGAATCCAGAAAACTGGCCAATGTGGACAATCTGCCCACCTTCGCCGCTTTTTCAAAAGGATCGTTGAAGAATCAGGTGCAGACCAATAAGTATGATGTTTTAAAAGACTTGATCCATGAAGTTGCCCATAATTAA
- a CDS encoding DUF6952 family protein — translation MKLPIIKQLVNFAEEHDEDYLQETADTLESVCEVSSLKDEELDMIGELISNLYGAIEVTHEIKNGTPKKEALNGFMSRVLGSIDK, via the coding sequence ATGAAGTTGCCCATAATTAAACAATTGGTCAATTTTGCCGAGGAGCACGATGAGGACTACTTGCAGGAAACTGCCGATACCTTGGAAAGCGTCTGTGAGGTTTCCAGCTTAAAAGATGAGGAACTGGACATGATCGGGGAATTGATCTCCAATCTGTACGGAGCCATCGAAGTGACCCATGAAATCAAGAACGGTACTCCCAAAAAGGAAGCACTCAATGGTTTCATGTCACGAGTACTCGGGTCAATAGACAAGTAA
- the tpx gene encoding thiol peroxidase produces MATVTLKGNEIHTLGDLPKNGSQAPNFTLVKTDLSTTSLSDYKGQKVVLNIFPSIDTGTCAQSVRQFNQEAAELENTKILCISKDLPFAQARFCGSEGIDKVETLSDFRDGNFGKAYNVAFTDGPLQGLLSRSVVVINENGEVVHSEQVSETVDEPNYKAALEALMDA; encoded by the coding sequence ATGGCAACTGTTACACTTAAAGGAAATGAAATTCACACACTTGGCGACCTTCCAAAAAATGGTTCCCAAGCCCCTAACTTTACTTTGGTAAAAACCGACCTATCCACCACTAGCCTATCCGATTACAAAGGTCAAAAGGTCGTTCTTAATATTTTTCCAAGCATCGATACGGGAACTTGTGCACAATCCGTGCGCCAGTTTAACCAAGAGGCCGCAGAATTGGAGAACACCAAAATATTGTGCATTTCCAAGGATTTGCCATTCGCACAAGCGCGTTTTTGCGGTTCGGAGGGCATTGATAAGGTAGAAACGCTCTCCGATTTTAGGGATGGCAATTTTGGAAAAGCCTACAATGTTGCATTTACCGATGGTCCATTGCAAGGCCTTTTATCAAGATCTGTGGTCGTTATCAACGAAAATGGTGAGGTCGTTCACTCCGAACAAGTATCGGAAACTGTCGACGAACCCAATTATAAAGCCGCTCTCGAAGCGTTGATGGATGCCTAA
- a CDS encoding diacylglycerol kinase family protein, whose amino-acid sequence MPKESFLRNRIKSVGFALRGMLLLLRTEPSIKIQFFIALIVTAFGFYFQISNTEWMAQILAIGLVMGVEGVNTAIEKICDYIQPNLDPKIGLIKDISAGAVMIVSVLASIIGLIIYVPKIF is encoded by the coding sequence ATGCCTAAGGAATCTTTTTTACGGAACAGGATCAAAAGTGTTGGGTTTGCCCTAAGGGGCATGTTACTGTTGTTGCGGACGGAGCCCAGTATTAAGATCCAGTTCTTTATCGCACTTATCGTAACGGCCTTTGGCTTCTACTTTCAAATTTCCAACACCGAATGGATGGCCCAGATATTGGCCATTGGTTTGGTAATGGGCGTAGAAGGTGTGAATACCGCCATAGAAAAGATATGCGACTACATCCAGCCCAATTTGGACCCCAAGATTGGTTTGATAAAAGATATTTCCGCAGGAGCCGTTATGATAGTGTCGGTCCTGGCGAGTATTATAGGCCTGATCATTTATGTGCCGAAGATTTTTTAG